The genomic window GAACTCAACGCAGATTGGCGACCTTCGTCTTTGTGTCTTCACGGACTGCTCATTCACAGAAGAGCACGTCGCGATGTTTCTCCAATTGAGCGGTTTGCCGATCACCGAAGACGAACTAACGTTCAATGATTGCCGTCGAACTTGCGAATGGCCGATTGTGTTGGACCCATCGACCTATGTTGGTCCGATTGAGTCAATGTCTGAGCACATCTGGCACGTTACCAACTTGCTACACGACAAGGCTGACTTTCTCAAATCTCTCCGTGCGATGAATTGCAGGTTTTGGCTGCGTGCTTACTGCGAGAAGATCGATCAGCTCATTAGCATCGATATACCCATCATGGAACGGCTCGTAGAATTGGACATCATTCTTCAACTGATACCGGAAGAAGCCAGCGAACCATGCGATGAACCGAAGTCGCGGAGTCGCCGTTTTTGACAATGGAAAATCAATTGCCGCGACTCGGTTATCGCGGTCGTTCTGCTTTTGAGCCCGTTTTCATGGTCAAACGCTACGGATTCTCAGTCGTGGAGTTGCTTGTCGTCTTCACTATCGTATCTATTTTGCTCGCACTTTTGTTTCCTGCTGTTCAATCTGCGCGAGAACGGGCAAGAGAGACCGTGTGCAAGAACAATTTACGCCAAATTCACCTTGCGCTTTCACGTTTTCGTGGAATTCATAAACAGCTTCCGAACCCGGCACCACAGGGGCGAACTGGCGGATGGATGGTGGAAATTCTACCGTATATAGAACAGCAAAACGTGAAAGACAATATCATGGATGGCATCCCGATCGC from Crateriforma spongiae includes these protein-coding regions:
- a CDS encoding DUF1559 family PulG-like putative transporter encodes the protein MENQLPRLGYRGRSAFEPVFMVKRYGFSVVELLVVFTIVSILLALLFPAVQSARERARETVCKNNLRQIHLALSRFRGIHKQLPNPAPQGRTGGWMVEILPYIEQQNVKDNIMDGIPIANVSALSFRPPAVFRCPRRTVLDQTSEDAMFPGHYVIVREENGSVYDAPVSFSVPWINGPEMRRDVLIGSIGPHSNGFFYSDNSRQGLGFMLNGQSIH